In Podospora pseudoanserina strain CBS 124.78 chromosome 5, whole genome shotgun sequence, a single window of DNA contains:
- a CDS encoding hypothetical protein (EggNog:ENOG503P00U; COG:S) → MLWTSLFLAALAEAAPKASPNPQFGGPGGLTMLRFGCTQLVIDRIDPLVNPGQIPSPHIHQIIGGNAFNATMPTDDIAQHSTCTTCSFADDFSNYWTANLYFKARNGSYKRVPQFSAPLQFNDRFSTQINGGILIYYVSAQPGRITAFKPGFRMLVGDPNVRSRPDQKLRRQNCFRCYSGPNHQGDVGAPCMDNNYDTEAFPTKPCPGGIRSNIHFPTCWDGKNLDTPNHQDHVAYPTSGPADFLSLGGNCPASHPVRIPQLMYEVFWDTSKFANRADWPADGSQPFVLSTGDPTGLGQHADYVFGWKDDSLQRAMDTSGCFGASCANLRTQSLDNARRCAVKPNAKEDYDSWLPALPGVGA, encoded by the exons ATGCTTTGGACGTCGCTCTTCCTTGCGGCTCTGGCCGAGGCGGCCCCCAAggccagccccaacccccagtTTGGTGGCCCTGGCGGTCTGACCATGCTTCGATTCGGCTGCACCCAACTCGTCATCGACCGCATCGACCCCCTTGTCAACCCCGGCCAGATCCCCTCGCCTCACATCCACCAAATTATTGGTGGTAACGCCTTCAACGCCACTATGCCTACCGACGATATCGCCCAGCACTCCACCTGCACAACGTGCTCCTTCGCGGACGATTTCTCCAACTACTGGACCGCCAACCTCTACTTCAAGGCCCGCAACGGGTCCTACAAGCGGGTCCCCCAGTTCTCTGCCCCATTGCAGTTCAACGACAGGTTCTCAACCCAGATCAACGGCGGTATTTTGATCTACTATGTTTCGGCCCAGCCCGGCCGCATCACGGCCTTCAAGCCCGGCTTCCGCATGCTCGTCGGTGATCCCAACGTCCGCTCCCGCCCCGACCAGAAGCTCCGTCGTCAAAACTGCTTCAGATGCTACTCCGGCCCCAACCACcagggtgatgttggtgctCCTTGCATGGACAACAACTATGACACCGAGGCCTTCCCCACCAAGCCCTGCCCTGGTGGCATCCGCTCCAACATCCACTTCCCCACCTGCTGGGATGGCAAGAACCT TgacacccccaaccaccaagaccacGTAGCCTACCCCACCTCCGGCCCAGCcgacttcctctccctcggcggCAACTGCCCCGCCTCCCACCCCGTCCGCATCCCCCAGCTCATGTACGAGGTCTTCTGGGACACCTCCAAGTTCGCCAACCGCGCCGACTGGCCCGCCGACGGCTCCCAGCCCTTCGTCCTCTCCACCGGCGACCCTACCGGTCTCGGCCAGCACGCCGATTACGTCTTTGGCTGGAAGGACGACAGCTTGCAGAGGGCGATGGACACCTCTGGCTGCTTCGGCGCCAGTTGCGCCAACTTGAGGACGCAGAGCTTGGACAACGCTAGACGGTGCGCCGTCAAGCCGAACGCGAAGGAGGATTATGACAGCT GGCTTCCCGCTCtccctggtgttggtgcCTGA